One window of the Cryptomeria japonica chromosome 7, Sugi_1.0, whole genome shotgun sequence genome contains the following:
- the LOC131856509 gene encoding uncharacterized protein LOC131856509, translating into MESIRNIVCANLTLLHNGLKQLHGYTPGASETLQLTLRPFRETDLDDFFGWAGDDAVTRFMTWETFPNIENARQFLTTVIIPHPWFRAICINDKAVGHVLLRQGTGIHSCRAELGYAVSSNYWGRGIATEAVMRAILAGFSDLPGLTRIEAMVLPENLPSQKVLEKAGFTRECLLRRYIKIRENVRECILYSHVLPVASSS; encoded by the coding sequence ATGGAGTCAATCCGCAACATTGTGTGTGCAAACCTGACGTTGCTTCACAATGGTTTGAAGCAGCTGCACGGCTACACGCCAGGAGCCTCGGAAACCCTGCAACTCACGCTACGCCCTTTCCGCGAGACTGACCTCGATGACTTCTTTGGATGGGCGGGAGACGATGCAGTAACCCGCTTTATGACTTGGGAAACATTTCCCAACATAGAAAACGCGAGGCAATTTCTGACGACTGTGATAATCCCTCACCCGTGGTTCAGGGCCATCTGCATTAATGATAAGGCCGTGGGTCATGTTCTGCTCAGACAGGGCACTGGAATTCATAGCTGTCGTGCCGAGTTGGGCTATGCTGTTAGCAGCAACTACTGGGGCAGAGGCATTGCTACTGAAGCTGTCATGCGGGCTATACTGGCTGGGTTCTCTGATCTTCCTGGACTGACACGCATAGAAGCCATGGTGCTGCCTGAGAATCTGCCTTCGCAGAAGGTGCTCGAAAAGGCTGGGTTTACTCGAGAGTGCCTGCTTCGACGCTATATTAAGATTCGTGAGAACGTCCGAGAGTGTATTCTTTACAGTCATGTTTTACCTGTGGCTTCCTCTTCTT